The Nomia melanderi isolate GNS246 chromosome 7, iyNomMela1, whole genome shotgun sequence genome includes a window with the following:
- the LOC116424243 gene encoding endoplasmic reticulum junction formation protein lunapark-A-like translates to MMSILLSRFREKKTTTEILENLDSKIEKIEKCRYTTERRHKRIVANLILYSVILYIISVFIFYFCFFPTSLYDQILYITPLLIFPIVILLTKKMVTWYYKRKIYKNHEKLCVMQWEKEKILAEVTKTETYEKAKQILLKFAPDQLKMRPLSPFVSQLKSVKKVGLNGTPSRKDRN, encoded by the exons ATGATGTCAATATTATTATCAAGATTTCGT GAAAAGAAAACCACCACTGAAATTTTAGAAAACCTTGATTCG aaaattgaaaagattGAGAAATGTAGGTATACAACAGAACGAAGACATAAAAGAATTGTTGCCAACCTAATTTTATATAGCGTGatactttatataatatcagtattcattttttatttttgcttttTTCCTACATCGTTATATGATCAAATACTCTATATTACTCCATTATTAATTTTCCCTATTgt AATATTGCTTACAAAAAAGATGGTTACATGGTATTATAAAcgtaaaatctataaaaatcatgaaaaattgtgTGTAATGCAgtgggaaaaagagaaaattctgGCTGAAGTAACAAAAACTGAGACATATGAAAAAGCGAAAcagattttgttaaaatttgctCCAGATCAATTAAAAATGAGACCT cTGTCTCCATTTGTATCCCAATTAAAATCAGTAAAAAAAGTAGGTTTAAATGGAACACCGTCAAGAAAAGATAGAAACTaa